One stretch of Pradoshia sp. D12 DNA includes these proteins:
- the parE gene encoding DNA topoisomerase IV subunit B: MKPIDYNEDAIQVLEGLEAVRKRPGMYIGSTDTRGLHHLVYEIVDNSVDEVLAGHGDEIIVKIHKDNSISVMDKGRGMPTGMHKMGKPTPEVILTILHAGGKFGQGGYKTSGGLHGVGASVVNALSEWLVVTIKRDGFIYEQRFENGGKPVTTLEKIGKTNQTGTTIHFKPDESIFSTIVYNRETLSERLRESAFLLKGLKIELHDLRTDEKDVYYYENGIEAFVSYLNEEKDTLHPVVSFEGTHSDIEVDFAFQFNDGYSENILSFVNNVRTKDGGTHEVGMKTAVTRAFNEYARKSGLLKEKDKNLDGSDIREGLAAIISVRIPEELLQFEGQTKSKLGTSDARSAVDSVISEKLSYYLMENADIATSLVRKSIKAAQAREAARKAREDARSGKKRKKSEALLSGKLTPAQSRNPLKNELYLVEGDSAGGSAKQGRDRRFQAVLPLRGKVINTEKAKLEDIFKNEEINTIIHAVGGGVGSDFSIEDINYDKVVIMTDADTDGAHIQVLLLTFFYRYMKPLIEHGKVFIALPPLYKVSKGSGKREVIEYAWDDDELEGTIKKVGKGYMLQRYKGLGEMNADQLWETTMDPEQRTLIRVCIDDAARAERRITTLMGDKVEPRRKWIEANVAFGLEEDGNILENENLTVAGEEEVL; this comes from the coding sequence ATAAAACCTATTGACTATAACGAAGATGCCATCCAGGTACTTGAAGGATTAGAAGCTGTCCGTAAACGACCGGGAATGTATATCGGAAGCACAGACACACGAGGCCTGCATCATCTCGTTTATGAAATCGTTGATAACTCCGTGGACGAAGTATTGGCCGGACATGGGGACGAAATTATTGTAAAAATTCATAAAGATAATAGCATCAGTGTAATGGATAAAGGTAGAGGGATGCCTACTGGAATGCATAAAATGGGTAAACCGACTCCGGAGGTTATTCTAACCATCCTTCATGCAGGAGGAAAATTTGGTCAGGGTGGCTATAAGACGAGCGGTGGTTTACATGGGGTTGGTGCATCGGTCGTAAATGCTTTATCAGAATGGCTTGTTGTTACCATTAAGCGTGATGGTTTTATTTATGAACAGCGTTTTGAAAATGGCGGAAAACCTGTAACGACTTTAGAGAAAATTGGTAAAACCAACCAAACTGGAACAACCATTCATTTTAAACCGGATGAGAGTATTTTCTCTACCATTGTTTACAATCGTGAAACCTTAAGTGAACGCTTACGCGAATCTGCCTTTTTATTAAAAGGTTTAAAAATTGAATTACATGACTTACGTACGGATGAAAAAGATGTTTATTATTATGAGAATGGGATTGAGGCATTTGTTTCTTACCTAAATGAAGAAAAAGATACATTGCATCCTGTTGTAAGCTTTGAGGGGACTCATTCTGATATTGAGGTTGATTTTGCTTTTCAATTTAATGATGGATATTCGGAAAATATTTTATCATTCGTCAATAATGTCAGAACAAAAGATGGCGGAACTCATGAAGTAGGAATGAAAACTGCTGTTACACGTGCCTTTAATGAGTATGCACGTAAATCCGGTTTGCTGAAAGAAAAGGACAAAAACCTGGATGGTTCAGATATCCGCGAAGGATTGGCTGCTATCATTTCTGTAAGAATTCCAGAAGAATTATTACAATTTGAAGGACAGACAAAAAGTAAACTTGGTACCAGTGATGCCCGTTCTGCGGTAGATTCTGTTATATCTGAAAAATTATCTTATTATTTAATGGAAAATGCCGATATTGCGACATCCTTGGTCCGTAAGTCGATTAAAGCGGCTCAGGCCAGAGAAGCAGCCCGAAAAGCAAGAGAAGATGCACGCAGCGGTAAAAAACGCAAGAAATCGGAAGCGTTGCTTTCAGGAAAACTTACACCGGCGCAGTCCCGCAATCCATTGAAGAATGAACTATACCTCGTCGAAGGAGATTCTGCCGGAGGGTCTGCCAAACAAGGGCGTGATCGAAGGTTCCAGGCTGTTTTGCCTTTACGCGGTAAAGTTATTAATACAGAAAAAGCTAAGCTTGAAGATATTTTTAAAAATGAAGAAATAAACACAATTATTCATGCTGTCGGTGGTGGAGTAGGATCCGATTTCTCCATCGAGGATATCAATTATGATAAAGTCGTCATTATGACCGATGCTGATACGGATGGCGCCCATATCCAAGTATTATTGCTTACCTTCTTTTATCGTTATATGAAACCATTAATTGAACATGGTAAAGTATTCATCGCCTTACCTCCTTTATATAAAGTTAGTAAAGGAAGCGGTAAAAGAGAAGTTATAGAATATGCTTGGGATGATGATGAATTAGAAGGTACCATTAAAAAGGTTGGAAAAGGATACATGCTTCAGCGATACAAAGGTCTTGGAGAGATGAACGCAGACCAGCTATGGGAGACGACTATGGATCCAGAACAACGTACCTTGATCCGTGTATGCATTGATGATGCGGCACGGGCAGAGAGACGGATTACCACATTAATGGGTGATAAAGTAGAACCAAGGCGTAAGTGGATTGAAGCCAATGTTGCTTTTGGTTTAGAAGAAGATGGAAATATTTTAGAAAATGAGAACTTAACGGTTGCTGGTGAGGAGGAAGTATTATGA
- the parC gene encoding DNA topoisomerase IV subunit A codes for MMTAEKYRDLPLEDVIGDRFGRYSKYIIQDRALPDARDGLKPVQRRILYAMHSDGNTNDKPYRKSAKTVGLVIGNFHPHGDSSVYEAMVRMSQDWKLRRELIQMHGNNGSIDGDPPAAMRYTEARLSSIAGQLLRDIEKKTVDFVPNFDDTAEEPIVLPAKFPNLLVNGSTGISAGYATEIPPHNLGEIVDATIMRIDNPDCTVDELMTAVKGPDFPTGGIIQGADGIKKAYETGKGKIVIRSKTAIESLRGGRQQITITELPFDVNKANLVKKIDELRLDRKLEGISEVRDETDRTGLRIVIELKKEVDSNVILQYLFKNTDLQITYNFNMVAIHKKRPQLMGIKAMLDAYIDHRREVITRRSEFDLAKARDRQHIVEGLIKMISILDKVIATIRASLDKKDAKENLIKEYTFTEAQAEAIVSLQLYRLTNTDITALENEAEELRKKIEELTTILGSDKKLMSVIKKELKEVKKDFSDSRRSLIEAEIQDIKINLEVLIPSEDVIVTVTKEGYIKRTSLRSYTASGGQDYGMKEGDRLLHKLDMNTTDTLLLFTDKGSYIYCPVHLLPDIRWKDTGQHISNIVPLDKNQNLLKAIPVSDFEKGSFLLFVTKNGLVKKSELALYKATRYSKPLTAINLKGDDQVVDIHQTDGNQNIFLATSIGYGLMFPESEIPTVGARAAGVKGINLKDDDYIVAGKVFAETDSSMIALITQRGAIKKMKRSEFEMTSRAKRGVVMLRELKKNPHRVAGIEFVNDVDTIVILSEKGMIEEVASFQLRPSDRYSNGSFFMDEGENGPIVETWVKTPEVSNS; via the coding sequence ATTATGACAGCAGAGAAATACCGCGATCTCCCTCTTGAGGATGTGATTGGCGACCGCTTCGGCCGATACAGTAAATATATTATTCAAGACAGGGCATTACCGGACGCACGAGATGGATTAAAGCCGGTTCAACGAAGAATCCTTTATGCCATGCATTCGGATGGTAATACCAATGACAAACCATATAGAAAGTCAGCCAAGACAGTCGGTCTGGTCATCGGTAACTTCCATCCTCACGGTGACTCATCTGTTTATGAAGCCATGGTCAGAATGAGCCAGGACTGGAAGCTTCGCCGTGAATTAATTCAGATGCATGGGAATAACGGAAGTATTGATGGGGATCCTCCGGCAGCCATGCGTTATACGGAGGCACGTTTATCCTCTATTGCAGGCCAGCTTTTACGAGATATCGAGAAGAAAACAGTCGATTTTGTACCAAACTTTGATGATACAGCTGAAGAGCCGATTGTGCTGCCGGCTAAATTTCCAAATTTGCTTGTAAATGGTTCAACTGGAATCTCAGCTGGTTACGCCACTGAGATTCCGCCACATAATCTTGGAGAGATTGTTGATGCTACCATCATGAGAATCGATAATCCGGATTGTACAGTTGATGAGCTAATGACTGCTGTAAAAGGACCTGATTTCCCTACAGGTGGGATCATTCAGGGGGCAGATGGAATTAAAAAGGCGTACGAAACAGGTAAAGGCAAAATTGTCATTCGAAGTAAAACGGCGATTGAGTCTTTACGCGGTGGCAGACAGCAAATTACGATAACTGAGCTTCCCTTTGATGTAAACAAAGCTAATCTTGTTAAAAAAATTGATGAATTGCGCCTTGATCGTAAACTTGAGGGTATCTCTGAAGTAAGAGATGAGACCGACCGTACAGGTTTACGGATTGTCATTGAGTTAAAAAAAGAAGTAGACTCTAATGTTATTCTTCAATATTTATTTAAAAATACAGATTTGCAAATTACATATAATTTCAATATGGTTGCCATTCATAAGAAACGTCCGCAGCTTATGGGCATAAAAGCAATGCTGGATGCCTATATTGATCATCGCCGTGAAGTGATAACAAGGCGCTCTGAATTTGATTTGGCAAAAGCTCGTGATCGTCAGCATATTGTTGAGGGACTTATCAAAATGATTTCCATTCTTGATAAAGTAATCGCAACAATCCGTGCGTCTCTCGATAAAAAAGATGCAAAAGAAAACCTAATAAAGGAATATACATTTACAGAGGCACAAGCAGAAGCGATTGTTTCCCTTCAGCTCTACCGATTAACGAATACGGATATTACGGCATTGGAAAACGAAGCTGAAGAACTACGTAAAAAAATTGAAGAGCTGACAACTATCCTTGGCAGTGACAAGAAGTTAATGTCAGTTATTAAAAAAGAACTAAAAGAAGTTAAAAAGGATTTTTCAGATTCACGTAGATCTCTAATAGAAGCTGAAATTCAAGACATTAAGATTAATCTTGAAGTTCTGATTCCAAGCGAAGATGTTATTGTTACGGTCACAAAAGAAGGGTATATAAAACGGACAAGCTTACGATCTTATACTGCTTCAGGCGGCCAGGATTATGGAATGAAGGAAGGAGATAGGCTCCTTCATAAGCTGGATATGAATACAACCGATACCTTGTTGTTATTTACAGATAAAGGTAGTTATATTTACTGTCCGGTTCACTTACTTCCTGATATCAGATGGAAGGATACTGGTCAGCATATCAGTAATATCGTACCGCTTGATAAGAATCAGAATCTATTAAAGGCTATTCCGGTTTCTGATTTTGAAAAAGGATCGTTTTTATTATTTGTTACGAAAAATGGATTAGTTAAGAAGTCTGAACTTGCACTATATAAGGCAACGAGATACTCAAAACCATTAACAGCTATTAATCTTAAGGGAGATGATCAGGTTGTGGATATCCATCAAACAGATGGAAATCAAAACATCTTCCTGGCTACTTCTATTGGGTATGGATTGATGTTCCCTGAAAGTGAAATTCCAACTGTGGGAGCACGTGCTGCCGGTGTTAAAGGTATAAATCTCAAGGACGATGATTATATAGTTGCAGGGAAAGTTTTTGCTGAAACTGATTCATCTATGATAGCGTTGATCACACAGAGGGGCGCTATTAAGAAAATGAAACGAAGCGAGTTTGAAATGACTTCCCGTGCAAAACGAGGAGTTGTTATGTTGAGAGAGTTGAAGAAAAACCCACATCGAGTAGCAGGAATAGAATTTGTAAACGATGTTGATACTATTGTGATTTTGTCGGAAAAAGGCATGATAGAAGAAGTTGCATCCTTCCAATTACGACCTAGTGATCGCTATTCAAATGGTTCGTTCTTTATGGATGAAGGCGAAAATGGACCAATCGTTGAAACATGGGTTAAGACTCCCGAAGTATCAAATTCATAG
- a CDS encoding F0F1 ATP synthase subunit C, which yields MEALYYFVLAAVIATFGISWAVRTAIRELVNGPERKENIQTKMFIKVAVVEAIPIILIIFGFINLSSSNSDVIFPLIIVGAVTILNIISIYGTSSEITNDLNTPVDLKSAVKTLTMMGVTLVLAIPTIAVVACFTVMNS from the coding sequence ATGGAAGCTCTTTATTATTTTGTTTTAGCTGCTGTTATCGCAACATTTGGAATTAGCTGGGCTGTACGAACAGCAATCAGGGAATTGGTCAATGGCCCAGAAAGAAAAGAAAACATTCAAACTAAGATGTTTATCAAAGTAGCTGTTGTAGAGGCAATTCCCATTATTTTAATCATTTTTGGCTTTATTAACCTATCCTCTTCAAATTCTGACGTTATTTTTCCCCTTATTATAGTAGGTGCAGTTACCATTCTAAATATAATCTCCATCTATGGTACATCCTCTGAAATAACGAATGATTTGAATACCCCAGTGGACTTAAAATCAGCAGTAAAGACTCTCACCATGATGGGTGTCACTTTAGTATTAGCCATACCTACCATAGCTGTTGTAGCTTGTTTTACTGTCATGAATTCATAA
- a CDS encoding nucleoside hydrolase: MKSVILDVDTGIDDALAIAYAVHSPELDIIGITACFGNIPVEEAVRNSQIVLEKLGCFDIPVYAGAYESLRRGPRKVYARHVHGEDGLGNVLNGEKPSEIPEVHGVDYLIEQVKNNPGKITYICVGPLTNLALALQKAPEITAMFDEIIIMGGAVFCKGNVTPHAEANIHCDPEAADLVFRSNLPLFLVGLDVTMQTLLKKEELANWRKKEDELGSFLADMTEFYMDFYKKATPGIKGCALHDPLAVGVAIDKSFVTLKTEPISVELEGERVGETCPSGNERPLVHVCVEVDEKRFVEHFLNRII; the protein is encoded by the coding sequence ATGAAATCGGTTATCTTAGACGTAGATACAGGAATAGATGACGCATTGGCTATAGCTTATGCCGTTCATTCACCGGAATTAGATATAATAGGTATCACTGCGTGTTTCGGCAATATTCCTGTTGAAGAAGCAGTAAGAAACTCGCAAATCGTTCTAGAAAAATTGGGTTGTTTTGATATCCCGGTGTATGCCGGTGCGTATGAATCTCTTAGGCGTGGACCGCGAAAAGTATATGCTCGTCATGTACATGGTGAGGATGGTCTTGGAAATGTACTTAATGGAGAGAAGCCCAGTGAAATACCAGAGGTCCATGGAGTTGATTATCTGATTGAGCAGGTGAAAAACAACCCTGGTAAAATTACTTATATCTGTGTAGGACCGCTGACAAATCTTGCGCTTGCCCTCCAAAAAGCGCCTGAGATAACTGCTATGTTTGATGAAATCATCATCATGGGAGGAGCGGTTTTCTGTAAAGGAAATGTAACGCCGCATGCAGAAGCAAATATTCATTGTGATCCTGAAGCAGCTGACCTTGTTTTCCGCTCTAATCTACCGCTTTTCCTTGTAGGACTTGATGTAACCATGCAAACCCTGCTTAAGAAGGAGGAACTAGCAAACTGGCGGAAGAAGGAAGATGAACTCGGTTCCTTTTTGGCAGACATGACAGAGTTTTATATGGACTTTTATAAGAAGGCCACTCCTGGCATCAAAGGTTGTGCCCTGCACGATCCACTGGCTGTTGGAGTAGCAATTGACAAGAGCTTCGTCACACTGAAGACAGAACCCATCTCGGTGGAGCTCGAAGGAGAAAGGGTAGGGGAAACCTGTCCCAGTGGAAACGAAAGGCCGCTTGTTCATGTATGTGTAGAAGTGGACGAAAAACGTTTTGTAGAACATTTTTTAAATAGAATTATTTGA